Part of the Shewanella eurypsychrophilus genome is shown below.
TTTCTAGATATCGCCAATCTTCTAGCCCTTGCATTTTTATAAGCTCTATATATTCAAAAGTACACTGTATAACGCTATCTAGGTTAGTGAGTCCTTTCTCCGTTAACTGAATACTGACGTTGTAATCTTTAAAGTTGTATCCGTTCACCCCTCCGCCAGCGGATAAGTTAATGGCATAACCTTGCTCTTTTAGATAGGAAAGCAAGCTGCCATAGCCTTCATAACCGAGTAAATGGCTGATGAAGGTGAGTGGCTTATGTTTATACAAGGGATCTATTGCAGGCAAGTTAAACGTGATAGCCACTCGCTTTTGTTCTTTAAGCGGTATGATATGCAGTTGCGATTTTAGCTGTTCCTGTTCATAAATCGGTACATTAGGGTAGTGTTTAGTCAGCTGACGGTTGATGATTTTACTGAAATAATGCTCAGCCAATTTCTCTAGTTTTGTTAGCGACACGGGAGCAACTAGACATAATGTCATGATATTTGAGCTGTAATGAGTTTGATAAAAATCGAGTAACTCTTCCCTTAGTACAGACTCATCACCTGCTAAGGTTTTTAGATTTCCGACAGAAAACTTTGAGAAAGGATGCTTTGGGTTCACCGTTTCTTTTTGAACTTGATAAGTACGACGAATATCATCTTTGAGCTTTAAGCTAAATTCAGATTCAATAGCATGACGCTCACGATCGACAAGCTCTTCGTTAAATAAGGGGGCAAGAAAAAATTGACTGAATCTATCTAGTGATTCTTCATATACATCGGCATTGATACTGAAAAAGAAATTAGTATGTTCGGTTCCCGTCCAAGCATTATTGTTACCGCCATGCTGATTGATAAAAGCGTGGTACTCACCAGAATCAGGAAATTTCTCTGTGCCAAGGAACAGCATATGTTCAAGAAAATGTGCCATACCTGGTCTTGTTGCAGGATCATCAAAATGGCCCACATTAACTGCCATTGATGCAGCAGCTTGGCTAGCTTGATTATCTTCAACCAAAAGTACCGATAATCCGTTGTCGAGTGTTAAATACTGATAGCGACGGTGATCATTTGGGCTTTTGATGATTTGCAATGATTCAGGCAATGAAGTGACTCCGTCCGGTGGCAATGAATGCGCATTAGATGCTAACGATGACTAGGAATAAAGACCTAGTGTTTTAAACTAAAATACAGCGGTAAGTATTACATATTGGTCTGCTTATCTCTGTTTAGCAAGTCTCTATTAGGCTTGAATTTTATTCTAGGAAGATCTTGAGACTAAAAGTGATGCGGGTATAAAGTCTATTCGACTAAATAATGACTTAATTGGGGTTTGTGCCAATGGGTTTTGAGGCTACAATTGGCATATAACGAGAATAATGAGTAGCGAGAGTGGTATGCAGCTATTTTTAATGCGTCATGGTGAAGCCGGCTATCAGGCTCATTCGGATAGAGAGCGGACGTTAACAGATACGGGTCGTTACCACACTTCGGTGATGAGTAACTGGCTTGGCAAATCTGTGGTTGAATTTGATTTGGTTTTAGTTAGCCCTTATTTAAGAGCACAACAAAGCTGGCAGGAAGTGAGTAAACATTTTCCTGAACCTAGAAAATGGTTAACTCTTGATGAACTGGTTCCTTCTGGAGATCCGTCAACTGCAGCTGCTCTTACTGTGGCATACGCCGAGCAATTTAAAGCAGATAAAGTGTTAGTGATTGCCCACATGCCTTTGCTGGGTTACATGGTCAGTGAGCTTGTCGCAGGGATTGAACCACCTCTGTTTGCGACATCGGGTGTAACACTTATTGATAAACATTGTGAGCCAGCGAGTTTAATTTGGCAGCATGCTCCTCACTCGATTAGTTAACTATCAGATTCATTTAGTAAGAAAACAGTGGTTCTATTGACTGTTTTCTTTCTTTGAACTTATATTGCCTCGCACCTCGCACCTCGCACCTCGCACCTCGCACCTCGCACCTCGCACCTCGCACCTCGCACCTCGCACCTCGCACCTCGCACCTCGCACTGTTACCTTTACCTTCTATACGGAACATCACCAATATCAATGAGTACCAATAAAGCGGCATCGCCGCCCCATTCTTTAGGCGCTTTGTGAAAAGCCATTACATGCGGATGTTGAGCCAACCACATTGGAATGTTTTGTTTCAGTATGCCAGTTCCATGGCCGTGCATGACACAGCAGCAGTGGGATTGTTGCTTGATACAGGCTTGAATCAAAGCGGCTAATTCAAGTTTGGCCTCACTTTGTCGCATGCCGTGCAGATCGAGTAATAGGTCGGGCTGGTAGTCTCCACGACGCAAACGTTTGAGCTCAAAGCTATCAATATCATCACGTGACCAACGCATAGCCCCTTCGCTAGGAAGGTGTGGCTGATAAGTATCTGAAAAATAACTGTCAGCATGCAGTTGCTGGGTTTTTTCCTCGATCACCTTCTTATCTTTTTGTTCGGCTTTAAAAAAGCGCTTATTTTGTTTAAGCGGTTTAATGCCCTTTGTTAAAGATGAAAATAATTCTTGATCGTCGGAGTTCTGTTTATTCTTCATTTGTCCTACTTACTAACTTTAGAGCCGAAACGATACAGCAATTGCGGCCTAAAGTGGCAAAATCACTAAATCATGGAAATACAGAGTCTATTTTATTGAATCCGATGCCATATGAATAGACTTCAGTTACAATGAAGCGGAATAATCATGCTGGAGTGAGTTTTGGATAAGATTTTTGTAGATGAGGCGGTAACTGAACTGCGTACCATAGGTGATATGTTACGTTGGGGCGTGAGCCGTTTTAATGATGCCGATATCTATTATGGCCATGGAACCGATAATGCGTGGGATGAAGTCATTGCACTCGTCTTTCATGCTCTGCACCTCCCAGAAGAGATTGGTCAGCAAGTCATAAATTCCAACCTTACGAGTAGTGAAAAACACAAAATCGTTGAGTTAATTATCCGCCGTGTCAGAGAGCGCCTTCCTGTTCCATATTTGACTAATAAGGCCTTTTTTGCCGGACTCGAGTTCTTTGTCGATGAACGTGTGCTTGTTCCTCGCTCACCGATTGCAGAAATGATTGCAAATCGATTCAGCCCTTGGCTTTATAACAAGCCAGTTAACCGTATTCTTGATCTTTGCACTGGCAGTGCCTGTATCGCTATCGCTTGTGCTTATGAGTTCGAAGAAGCGGAAGTCGATGCGTTAGACATTAGCTCTGATGCATTAGATGTAGCCCAAATCAACATCGAGAATTTAGGGGTGATGAGTCGGGTCTTTCCTATTGAATCAGATATATTCTCTGCCATACCCAAAGGGCCACATTACGATTTAATCGTGTCAAATCCGCCGTATGTGGATGCTGAAGATATCGATGATATGCCTGATGAATATCAGCATGAGCCAGCAATTGGTTTGGCATCGGGTCGTGATGGTCTAGATCTCACCAAACGTATTTTAGCCAATGCTGCCGATTACCTGACTGAAGATGGTTTGCTTGTCGTTGAGGTAGGTAACTCTATGGTGCAGCTGACTGAGCAGTTCCCTGATGTACCATTTACTTGGGTTTCATTTGAAAATGGCGGCGACGGCGTATTTGTATTGACCCGTGATCAGCTGGTTGAAAACGAAACACTGTTTGTCATCTTTAAAGACAGTGAGTAATCGCTAGCGTTTGATCTTTCAATTACACACTGCTGATAAAAAAGGCTAACGAATAAGTTAGCCTTTTTTATGTCTGTCACTTGTCGTTCATTTGAGCTAATCTCAGCTTGTGTGCAAATTAAGAGTATTTTTAACACTAGTCAGAGGTTAATAGAACGGATGTCGGGAAATAGTATTGGACAAAATTTTGTCGTGACAACATTTGGCGAAAGCCATGGTGTCGCTTTAGGTTGTATTATCGATGGGGTCCCACCAGGACTTGAGCTTAATGAAGCCGATATGCAACAAGATCTAGACCGACGTCGTCCTGGGACTTCTCGTTATACCACCGCAAGGCGTGAGGCTGATGAAGTACGTATCTTATCGGGCGTGTTCGAAGGTAAAACGACTGGGACTTCGATCGGCTTAATGATTGAAAACACCGATCAACGTAGTAAAGATTACTCCAATATTAAGGACTTGTTCCGCCCGGGGCATGCCGATTATACCTATCAGCAAAAATACGGCTTGCGTGATTATCGCGGCGGTGGACGTTCATCGGCTCGCGAAACAGCCATGCGAGTGGCTGCTGGAGCAGTGGCTAAAAAATACCTGAAGCAAGTTCATGGTATCGAAATCAATGGTTACCTGTCTCAACTTGGCCCTATTAAAGCTGAGACAATCGACTTTGAACAGATTGAGCAAAACGCGTTCTTCTTCCCCGATGCTGATAAAATTGATGCACTCGATCAGTATATGCGTGACTTGATAAAGAGCGGTGACTCTATCGGCGCTAAAGTATCAGTGGTTGCAACGGGCGTTCCTGTTGGATTCGGTGAACCAGTATTTGACCGACTCGATGCCGAGATTGCCCATGCATTAATGGGGATCAATGCGGTTAAAGGTGTAGAGATTGGTGATGGTTTTGAAGTGGTTAATCAAAAAGGGTCTGAGCATAGAGACTTAATGTCTCCACAAGGCTTTGCTTCTAACCACGCCGGTGGCATTCTAGGTGGCATCTCTTCAGGTCAGCCTATCGTGGCCCATATCGCGATGAAGCCGACTTCAAGTATCAGCATTCCTGGTGAGAGCATGAATGCTCAAGGTGAGACGGCTGAAGTTGTCACTAAAGGCCGCCACGACCCTTGTGTGGGTATTCGTGCAGTACCTATCGCAGAAGCGATGCTTGCAATTGTATTGATGGATCATCTGCTTAGACACAGAGCACAAAATATGGATGTGCACAGCAGCACACCTCATATTGGTATGCGTTAACGATTTAGGTTTATTTATCGATTAGAATAAGAGGCGCTTTGCGCCTTTTTTGTTATTTATCATCATTCTTCCTACCATGAAAAAACTTTGCTTAAAATGGTCAAACTTCACTTACGGTTTAACTGACTTAAGCGTAAAATAGCGCCGTCTTTCCTATCTCGATTTGGTGTAATGAAACAAACTTCTGATGTCAGTATGCAGCTGCGCTGGATAAGTGCCTGTTATTTTTTCTTTTTTGCTATCTTAGGCGTGATGGTGCCATACCTTGGGGTATTTTTTGAAAATCGTGGTTTTAATCCTCAAGAGATAGGATTTCTGTTGGCTATTTTGATGGCAACACGGATCATAGCACCGAATATTTGGGCCATGGTAGCAGACCGTACAGGGATGCGATCTCAACTCATAAAATGGGGAGCTGCAGCTGCTGCAGTAAGCTATCTGACGTTTTTTTATGATGGCAGCTTTACCTATCTTGCACTTAGCCTATGTATCTATACCTTCTTCTGGAATGCAATTCTGGCCCAGCTAGAAGTGATAACGCTAGAAACGCTAGGGGAGAATACTTCCCGCTATGGTGCCATTCGCAGCTTTGGTAGCCTTGGGTATCTGGTGTTTGTAGTGGGTGTGGGCTTTGCCATTAGTATTTGGGGAACAGAAATACTGCCGTATGTTGGCATGTCGTTGTTCATTGGTCTGTTGTTAAGTGCCTTACCGCTACCGTCAGATCGTGTAGTGGTGAAGTCAAAAGCAGATAAACCCAAGTTAGTGTTAGATAAAGGGATTGTTTGGTTTTTAATTTCCGCAGTGCTGTTGCAGATGAGCGCTGGTCCCTTTTATGGATTCTTTGTCCTCTATCTGAAACAGGCTGGATATACTGAGGCGGTTGCCGGTATTTACGTCGCCGTAGGTGTACTCGCAGAAATTTTGATGTTTATGATAGCACCTCGTTTACTGGGCCGTTTTGGCGTTAAGCGACTGTTGGTAGCAAGCCTGGGCTTTACCGGGATCCGTTGGTTATTGATGGCTTATTGTGTCGATAGCTTTATTTGGCTCGGTGTCAGTCAATTACTGCACGCGTTTACCTTTGGCTTAGTGCATGCTGCATCGATTCAATTTGTTCACAGTCGCTTCGATATCTCTCACCGCAGCAAAGGTCAAGCCTTGTATGCCAGCTTAAGTTTTGGCGTCGGTGGTGCATTAGGCACTTGGATGTGTGGCATGATCTGGGGAGACGGCTCAGGGGCTTATTTAGCTTGGGTGGCTGCTGCTGTTTGTGCTTTCCTGTCTATGATAGCAATTTACTTTATTCCTAAACAGGTTAACAGCGCTCAAGAAGTCGCTTAAAATATGTCAGATACGAAAGTGTGTTTGGCGTACAGCATAAGCGGTATCAACCAGTAGAGATAAGGACAGTAAATGGCAGTTAAATTTCGTCTTGGTTTAATCATCAACCCCTTCGCCGGACTAGGAGGTAGTGTCGCGCTAAAAGGGAGTGATGGTGTCGCTGAGGAGGCATTGGCCCGCGGCGCTAAGCCTAAGGCTCATTTACGTATGCAGCAAGCCCTTGAGGTTATTCTTCCTTATCAGCAACAGATTGAAGTGATCACCGCTTCTGGTGATATGGGCGAGAGTCTCGCTAAGGAGATGGGCTTTGATGTTCGGGTGGTGCACAGTGTCGATGGTAAGAGTGATGCGAGCGATACTCAGGCTGTCGTCAAACATTTATTAGAGGAAGAACTCGATCTGCTGCTTTTTGCTGGTGGAGATGGTACTGCCAGAGATGTGTATAGTGTGGCCGATGACAATATGCCAGTGTTAGGGGTGCCAGCGGGAGTGAAAATCCACTCTGGTGTGTATGGCATCACTCCTCATGCATCAGGCATGGTGGTAAAAATGCTGCTCGATGGCGAATTAGTCTGCTTGATGAGCGCCGATGTGATGGATATTGATGAGGTGGCCTTCAGAGAAGGTACTGTCAGAGCGAAACGTTATGGTGACATGTTAGTGCCAGCCGAGCCTAGATTTATCCAGGCGGTTAAGATGGGTGGCATTGAAAGTGATGAATTAGTGCTGGTCGACATCGCCGCCGAAGTGATCGAGAACATGAATGAAGAGTGCTATATCATGGGTTCGGGCAGTACCGTTGCAGCAGTCATGGCTGAAATGGGACTCGAAAATACCTTGCTGGGTGTTGACTTAGTTCAAGACCAACAAGTCATTGGGACGGACCTGAGTGCAGAGCAATTACTGCAACTGACTCAAGAATCTTTTACTCAAGATCAGCCTATTAAATTAGTTATCACCCTTATCGGTGGGCAGGGGCATATCCTAGGCCGGGGTAATCAACAATTGTCCAGTGAATTGATAAAACGTGTCGGTAAAGACAATATAATCATTATAGCCACTAAAACTAAGCTAAAAGCACTTGAAGGACGCCCCTTAATTGTGGATAGTGGCGACCCACAATTAGACAGAGATCTGTGTGGCTATTATCAAGTCATCACAGGTTACCATGACTATGTCATGTATCAGGTCGCTAATCCCGATTTGAATTAACACATTTAAACAACTATAACCCTGAGCCATAGTCTACTGCCGGTCAGTAGTATGTATTGAGATAAGAGAGTGGAGTTCCCATGTTAGAGCAGTATGAAACAGCATTGTATGAGTGGATTGATGATATCGTTGCGAAAGGTGATGAAGATGCGCTTTTTTCGAGTGGATACCTTCAGGGACATTTTGCTGTTGCGCTCTCTCAACTAGAGAGTGAGTCTGAGCAAAATGTTGCAGCGCTTAATATTAAGATGGATGATTGCCTCGTTCTGGCTAAGCAAGAATTAGGGGATGTTGATTATGCATTAGTTGAGTCTGCATGGCAGCAGCTTAGTGGAAGACTCAGCGCGTGAGCGATACGCCTGCAAGCACAGCAAAGACAAGCTTGGTTATCATAGGGCTAGTTAACCCGAAAAGCCCGACCAATGTCGGCGGGGTGATGAGAGCCGCTGGCTGTTATCAGGCAGACGAAATTTTGTATACCGGAAAACGCTATGCACTCGCCGCTAAACATAGGGGCGCGCAGTACAATACCGATACAAAAAACTCAAAATTACATATTCCACTATCGGCCACCGATGACCTGTTATCGGCTCGGGCTGAGGGGGTAAAGCTTATCTGTGTTGATTTAGTTGAAGGAGCGACTCCTTTACCTGAATTTGTTCATCCTGATAAAGCTATTTATGTGTTTGGTCCTGAAGATGGCACTATCGAACAGTCGCTCATTGATGAAGCTGATGCAGTGGTTTATGTGCCGACCATTGGCTGTATGAACTTAGCCTCGTCAGTCAATGTCTTACTGTATGATCGTTTAGCCAAAAACAATATGCAGATCGCGGATGATGCACTCATCAGGAAAAGTCGAGACACTAATAATCGAGTCAGAGTAAAAGCAGAGTAAAATTGTCTAAAGTAGCCATAATCCTGATATACAATCCATTAACATTGAGTTAGTTTGTTTAGACCAAACATTAGCAATGGATTGTTTATGAAACGTTTAACTGGTTATATGGCTCTTCTATTATTGAATATGACAGCTTGCAGTTCTCAGCCACTGTCTCTGAGTACAAATAGTGCAGATATCAGAGATGATGGCTTGGTCAAGGTTGACAACTCACAGCTCGATATGTCTTTCATCAGGCCCAATGTCAATTGGTCTCAATACACAAAACTCTATTTTGAACCCGTCAAAGTAACCAATGATCACGC
Proteins encoded:
- the sixA gene encoding phosphohistidine phosphatase SixA, which gives rise to MQLFLMRHGEAGYQAHSDRERTLTDTGRYHTSVMSNWLGKSVVEFDLVLVSPYLRAQQSWQEVSKHFPEPRKWLTLDELVPSGDPSTAAALTVAYAEQFKADKVLVIAHMPLLGYMVSELVAGIEPPLFATSGVTLIDKHCEPASLIWQHAPHSIS
- the smrB gene encoding endonuclease SmrB, coding for MKNKQNSDDQELFSSLTKGIKPLKQNKRFFKAEQKDKKVIEEKTQQLHADSYFSDTYQPHLPSEGAMRWSRDDIDSFELKRLRRGDYQPDLLLDLHGMRQSEAKLELAALIQACIKQQSHCCCVMHGHGTGILKQNIPMWLAQHPHVMAFHKAPKEWGGDAALLVLIDIGDVPYRR
- the prmB gene encoding 50S ribosomal protein L3 N(5)-glutamine methyltransferase; translation: MDKIFVDEAVTELRTIGDMLRWGVSRFNDADIYYGHGTDNAWDEVIALVFHALHLPEEIGQQVINSNLTSSEKHKIVELIIRRVRERLPVPYLTNKAFFAGLEFFVDERVLVPRSPIAEMIANRFSPWLYNKPVNRILDLCTGSACIAIACAYEFEEAEVDALDISSDALDVAQINIENLGVMSRVFPIESDIFSAIPKGPHYDLIVSNPPYVDAEDIDDMPDEYQHEPAIGLASGRDGLDLTKRILANAADYLTEDGLLVVEVGNSMVQLTEQFPDVPFTWVSFENGGDGVFVLTRDQLVENETLFVIFKDSE
- the aroC gene encoding chorismate synthase; translated protein: MSGNSIGQNFVVTTFGESHGVALGCIIDGVPPGLELNEADMQQDLDRRRPGTSRYTTARREADEVRILSGVFEGKTTGTSIGLMIENTDQRSKDYSNIKDLFRPGHADYTYQQKYGLRDYRGGGRSSARETAMRVAAGAVAKKYLKQVHGIEINGYLSQLGPIKAETIDFEQIEQNAFFFPDADKIDALDQYMRDLIKSGDSIGAKVSVVATGVPVGFGEPVFDRLDAEIAHALMGINAVKGVEIGDGFEVVNQKGSEHRDLMSPQGFASNHAGGILGGISSGQPIVAHIAMKPTSSISIPGESMNAQGETAEVVTKGRHDPCVGIRAVPIAEAMLAIVLMDHLLRHRAQNMDVHSSTPHIGMR
- a CDS encoding MFS transporter translates to MKQTSDVSMQLRWISACYFFFFAILGVMVPYLGVFFENRGFNPQEIGFLLAILMATRIIAPNIWAMVADRTGMRSQLIKWGAAAAAVSYLTFFYDGSFTYLALSLCIYTFFWNAILAQLEVITLETLGENTSRYGAIRSFGSLGYLVFVVGVGFAISIWGTEILPYVGMSLFIGLLLSALPLPSDRVVVKSKADKPKLVLDKGIVWFLISAVLLQMSAGPFYGFFVLYLKQAGYTEAVAGIYVAVGVLAEILMFMIAPRLLGRFGVKRLLVASLGFTGIRWLLMAYCVDSFIWLGVSQLLHAFTFGLVHAASIQFVHSRFDISHRSKGQALYASLSFGVGGALGTWMCGMIWGDGSGAYLAWVAAAVCAFLSMIAIYFIPKQVNSAQEVA
- a CDS encoding ATP-NAD kinase family protein, producing MAVKFRLGLIINPFAGLGGSVALKGSDGVAEEALARGAKPKAHLRMQQALEVILPYQQQIEVITASGDMGESLAKEMGFDVRVVHSVDGKSDASDTQAVVKHLLEEELDLLLFAGGDGTARDVYSVADDNMPVLGVPAGVKIHSGVYGITPHASGMVVKMLLDGELVCLMSADVMDIDEVAFREGTVRAKRYGDMLVPAEPRFIQAVKMGGIESDELVLVDIAAEVIENMNEECYIMGSGSTVAAVMAEMGLENTLLGVDLVQDQQVIGTDLSAEQLLQLTQESFTQDQPIKLVITLIGGQGHILGRGNQQLSSELIKRVGKDNIIIIATKTKLKALEGRPLIVDSGDPQLDRDLCGYYQVITGYHDYVMYQVANPDLN
- a CDS encoding YfcL family protein, with the protein product MLEQYETALYEWIDDIVAKGDEDALFSSGYLQGHFAVALSQLESESEQNVAALNIKMDDCLVLAKQELGDVDYALVESAWQQLSGRLSA
- a CDS encoding RNA methyltransferase encodes the protein MSDTPASTAKTSLVIIGLVNPKSPTNVGGVMRAAGCYQADEILYTGKRYALAAKHRGAQYNTDTKNSKLHIPLSATDDLLSARAEGVKLICVDLVEGATPLPEFVHPDKAIYVFGPEDGTIEQSLIDEADAVVYVPTIGCMNLASSVNVLLYDRLAKNNMQIADDALIRKSRDTNNRVRVKAE